The genomic interval GTTGTTGTGGACCTCCTCTCCCCCGGCTACCCCTGCTTCCAGAACCCTTATTCAATGGACATCCACGAGTCACCTGTCACCTGCTGCACATACCTGGCTGACTGCCCTGCTGACCTCACCCCTGCCCTCTACTCAGCAGGGGCCAGAGGAGGGGGGCACAGGAAGCAGGGGTTCTCTGAGGAGTGGCCAATCTCTGGAGGGGAGTGGGGCAGCACCTCTTGCCCCTACCCTGAGATGATCCTAACTGGGTGAGTGATGGGGCATGGGAATGGGGTGGGTGTCTGTGcgagtgtctgagagagagagagagagagagagagagagagagagagatgaaattattgatatatttctctatttcttttttactactactactactactactactactactactactactactttttgcAGACACGCAGATGGGTCAATAAAATTCTGGGATGCCTCTTCTGTGGGACTCCAGATTCTTTACAAATTGAAGACTGCAAAGGTATGGCCTATTCCAGTTCATCCGAGACCATCCCAGTGTcccccagtgcatcccagcctctcccagtgcatcccagcctctcccagtgcatcccagcctctcccagtgcttcccaacctctcccagtgcatcccagcctctcccagtgtatcccagcctctcccagtgcattccagcctctcccagtgcatcccagcctctcccagtgcttcccaacctctcccagtgcatcccagcctctcccagtgcttcccaacctctcccagtgcatcccagcctctcccagtccatcccagcctctcccagtgcattatcatcatcatcattattattattactattattattattattattattattattattattattattattattattattattattattattattattattattactattgttattgttattactatcatcatcatcatcatcatcatcttcatcatcttcatcatcatcatcatcattatcatcatcatcattattgttgttgttgttgttgttgttgttgttgttgttgttgttgttgttgttgttgt from Scylla paramamosain isolate STU-SP2022 unplaced genomic scaffold, ASM3559412v1 Contig52, whole genome shotgun sequence carries:
- the LOC135098253 gene encoding uncharacterized protein LOC135098253, encoding MKSEVNHSMTYSSITDPTTALGESECKDWILGLDHLRKECPHVPYIIRLERFLRTEFYKWKTERTMTSLLWTSSPPATPASRTLIQWTSTSHLSPAAHTWLTALLTSPLPSTQQGPEEGGTGSRGSLRSGQSLEGSGAAPLAPTLR